AGTTAATTCAATAGTATCTCCTTTTTTTAATGTAGTTGGATAAGGGATATTACTAGATAAAACTTTATGACCTTTTGGAAGTATTAATGAATCAAATCTCATATCAATTTTATCTGGATTCCAAATTTTTACAATTCTATCAGCACAATATTTCAAATTCACAGTATCAAAGCTCATTAACTGGCTCATAGCAATTCTTGAGCAATAACCAAATCCATTTACCTTAGAAGTATCTTCAAATTTACAAGGAACATTTGATACAATTCTAATTATTGAATCATAACTTTGTTCATTTGTTGGGCAGAATTTCAACATCACAATTACAGAATCATTTGGTTGCAAATCAACTGGAATTGGTGGTAAAGAAGAAGTAATAGTATATCCAGGAGGTAGAATTAGTGAATCAAACCTAACTGGTATTAAACCTGGATTTCTTACTATAATTTGTTTGTCTAAACAATCTTGAACTCCAACGGTATCAAAAGTAATTGATTCAGCTTTGATTAATGGTTGAGTTATAATAATAGTACCTTTATCGCCAGCAGCTACGATTTTATAAAATACTAAAGAATCACTATCAAAACTTACTTCTTCAATACTGATAGGAGTAACAAAAGGTTTGCCACTAATTACTTTAAATTTCACTCTTGCTACTTCACCAGCTTTTATACTAATTCCATTTAATACTTGTCCCCTTGCAATACCTCCAGTATCTGCTTTTATTGCAACATTATTTGAGTAAGGTGAAGTAATACTTAGTACTTTCAATGCTGTAGAGTCATAGTTTAATCTAAAGAACATATCAATAATCCTTTGAGGAACATCGCGAGAACAGAAAATAGGCAACTCAAAATCATCACAAGTATTCACTAGTATTGTATCTCTGTTTATTCTTGTAGTATCAAATGCCATTTGCATACCAAAAGCTGGAGCAAAACCATTTCCTTTTAATGTTATACTAGTATCAATATTATTGCATGGATACTTAGTAATAATATTAAGCTTAGCTAAATAAGACTTTGGAGATCGAGGAGAAAACACAATATTTAAAGTTAATTTAGAACCTCTTTTTACTACCCATGTAGGTGGTGTATTTCCTGGTAATGCTGTTGCAGTAAATACTCCAATATCTGGTACAAACTGGATTCCAGAAATTACAACTGAATCTCCACTTGGATTACTAAATGGATCTGAAGGTACATCTAAATTTACAGCAATTGCTGCTGAAGATGTATCAACCCTAGTTGCTGGAAATTGAACATTAACATTTGAAGGAGCTAAATTTAGCTCTCTTCTTCCGCTTAATGAAACTTTAAATTCATCTTTCCAAGCAGGTGTTTTAGCTTTAATATGAAGAATTGCATTACTTAAAACATTTGGTGCAATAGAAGGAATATTCGGACAAAAAGATACTACTAAAGTATCAACTGTTAGAGGAGCAACTGTAAATGGTGCTTTACTTCCATTCAATTTTGATTTCCAACTAAAAACTGCTGGTCTTGGAGATGGTAAAGGAGGAGTGCCAGGATCAATCCATATTGAATCGATTGACATTGGTATATATGAACTATAATTTGGCAATGGAATTTCTCTATTGCTACATTCACATGGTTTTACTAACCCGTAATTTATTAAACTAATAGGAGCTTCAAGTTTGATTATAACACCTGTTCCTGTTATCTTTCCAGTCCAATCAATTACACATGGTTTGTCAGTATTAATTAAAAAATCTCCTGCATAAACTTGGGCTGCAGTCGGCTTTAATTGGACATCGAACCAAAGAGAATCTCTAGGGTTTAAATATACAGGTAAAGCTGGCCTAGAGGCAATTAAAACATATCCTGGAGGAAGATTTAATTTTGTTACATTAATTGGAATAGAACTTGAATTTTCAATTAATATAGGAATCGTCTTTTGCCAACCAACTTCAACTACTCCATAGGTTGTAAGCGGAGTAACATAAAGTCTTGGAACTACACTTGTAGCTCTTACCAAAACCTGATACTTCCTTCCATTTGATAAATTGATATCTAAAATAGATTGATCTGCTCTATCGGTTGTTAAATCATTTGGGCAATACTTTATTGAATAGTATCCTGAACTATTAGGTTGTATAACTTGATTTCCAGAGTTAGTAATCAATGTAAATTTTCCAGTTACATCATTAAGTACAACATTATTAATTGTAACAGGAGAGGAAGTTATATTCTTAACAGCTATACTATCAATTTTACAATCGCAACCAACAGTGTTAAACAATTGAATCAGTGGTGGAGCAAATGACAACTCATCGTAAACTCCTGCTCCAGTTATTGGAATACACTGAGTTCCGTAACATTGAGTATCAAATATACACAATGTGTCTAGATAAGTTTTTTGTTCACGAGGACGAAATAAAAGAGTAATAGTAGAAGTACCTCCAGGTGATAAACCAATTCCTTTAGCAGAAATAATTGAATATGCATCTCCAACTTTTAAATATACTGATACATTTCTAGGGCTCGTCCCATTATTTTTAATAATAACTGAATTATTTTTAGTATTACCAATTACTACATTTCCAAAATCAATTTTATTGTCAAGGAAGTCAACATCAACAGAAATTCCAGTTCCTTTTAATTTTATTTTTTTTACAATTTGACACCCCCTAAATGTTGTTTTAAAAACTGCCTCTCCTGTAAATGGTCCAGGCTTATCAGGTCTGAAACGTATATATGTTTCTTGGTAAGCAAATTTTGGTAACAATTGAATTGGGAAACTATTCCTTCTACCAAAAAAATTATTTGGGAGAATTGTTATTGTATCAATGTTAATTGGTTCATTAGTAAAGTTCCGGTATTGATATAACCTTACATCACTAATGTCTCCAGGACAAACAGAGCCAAAATCCATTGATTCAACTTTTCCTTTAGCACTTGAATTTAAGATCATTAAAACATCTTGAGATTGACCTTGAACTGGTATTTTACCACTGCCAGGGCAAACATCATCGCTTATAATTTTGAATGTATCTATTCTATTTCTTGTTGTATCTCCTGCCTTCATTCCAACTTTTATCCAATAACATTTACCAACTGCAATTGTTTGAGGTAGGTTACCAGATCCACTATCAGGACTCCAAAAGAAATTAGTATCTAAAAAAGAAGCACTTGTTATTTTTAAAGGTCTATTACTAGTATTACAAATTTTAATTGTTTTTTCAGCGGTAGTTTTAGTTGTACAACCAACCCATAAAGTATCTAACAATACTCGACCGGTAGAATAAGTAAATTCTGTTGTTCGATTTATAGTTATTGGAATCCGAACTTGTTTTCCACAACGATTTGAATTGTCAACAACAAGGGTACATAAGATTGCACCTACAACTCCTGCTCTCATCCTAACTGTTGCGCTTTTTGTTTCACCTGGTTTGAAAGTTATGCTTGCGGGACTTGGTGTAAAAAGCCCAGCATCCCTACCTTCAACTCTTATATTTGCTGTACTTCCGCAAAGTGAAGTATCTATAATTGAAAAATTAAATGTTGTGTCACCAGTACAAAAGATATTCTGAGTTATACTACCTGGAGTAACAACATGAATTGCTGGAATACTTCTATTTCCACCTCCGCACTGAGCACCACTTCTCATTCTTCCAATAATATTCCTTCCAGTTGCATCACATAAATTTTGGATCCCAGTTCCTTCATTGCATCTATAATAAAGTATCAATCCAGTTTCATTTCCAGCCAATGATAATAACCTCTGACAATCTATTTCTTTATCAGTAAGAACTCTATTCCAAACTCTAACTTCATCAAAATCTCCTTTAAAAGTTCTGAATTTTAGTGAATCATCATACAATCCATTACAACTTCCTAATTGCATTGAAAGAGTTTTACTATCTATTCTATGAAGTTTAGTTATTGGATATTGAGGATTAGTAAAAACGTTAGAACTATTTCCATTAACATATATTTTAGCACCATTTCTATTCCAAGTTGCTGCAATATGTTGCCAACCTGAATACAAATTAGGAACGTTAACACTAGCAACAGTATTGTCTGCATCACCTTTAAATGCTCCATCAGCATTAATAACAAAATAGATATTATTATCTTCTATATATACAACCCACTGGTCATTTGCATCTTTATTAGGTCCCCATACACCACCAATAAAAACTCTTTTACCAGGTTGTAATTTTGGATTTATCCAGGCTTCAAATGTAATTGCTGAATCTAGATTTCTTAATGCAGAACTTGTATCTACATCCACATAATGAGCACCTTTTCCAGAACTTACAGTAAATGTTAGAACATTTCCTAAGCATCCTTTATCTTGATCGCAAGCAGCTGGGAATTGAGCGTTAGATGTTAAAAACAATATCGAAAAAAATGTAAAAACTATAAAAATTAATCTCATATATTTTGATATGATTGTAAAAGAGAAGAAAATTGAAAAATTGAAAGTCTAACTTAAAAAATCTTTTCGAGTTAGTTGAATTTATTCTTCAAAAATCATAACACCAAATAATTGTTAAAAATTACATTTAATAAAAATTATTAATTCCTAAATGTTGTTATTCACAAAAAAAAAAAATTCAGCCCAATTATAATTGAACTGAAATTTAATTTAAACAGATAAAAAATGAATTAATTATAATGAATCAACTTTTTCCATACATAATAATGATTTTCGATTTGTTAAGTAGATTCTCTTTCCATCAACCTTATAACCCCCTGTATACATAATAGATTCACCATCCTCTAACTCACAAGTGCTTAAAAATGTGGACCATAAAATTTTACCAGTTGTAATATCAATACCGAATAATTCAAACCCATCTGTAAGTTTATACAAAGTATTATTTGAGCTATCTATTTGTGCAGCCCAATTAATTACCGTACTTTGTTCTTTTGGGTCTGATTTAAGGTATTCTATCCAATTAGTATTATTTGTTTCAAGGTTTAATGAGTAAACATAACAATTAGCACCATCTCCATTATTAAAAACAAAATAATTTCCTTTATACATCAATGGATTTTGTTGAAATTGATCTACTGATCCATCAATATGAATAACTTTTCTCCAAATGATATTTCCATTGAAATCCATTTTAATAACTGCTTGACCACCAGGAACAATTATTCCATTATTCATGCCATATATAATAAAGGAACTTTTATTACTACTTAAAGATTTCCAATTATAATAACCAATTGTTGAGCTATCAGGATTTGGGATCAATTTTCTCCAAAGTCTTTTTCCTGAAACAGCATCAAATGCAGCAACTGAACCATTATATATAATTGGACCATTACCTGGGAATATAGTTGCTCCAACATAAACAACTCCGTTATAATAACAGGGTGGACCAGGCCAACTTGCGGTTTTGTCTTCTCCAAAATCTCCTATCAACCCACCTACACTCCAAACAGTTTTACCATCTGCTTTAGAAATCTTTATTAGGATATTTGGATCGAAAGGAGAATGAGATGTTATAAATATAGCATCATCAGATATGCCATTCTTAATCCAATCTATATCAGGAATTACTATGGGGTAATTTGACCAAATTAAACTCCCATTATTTACATTTCTGCAATAAACTCCTGAATTCCCAATAATATAAAGTCTGTCATTTTCAAGGACCATTTCATTTGCATGATTGCTTAATGAATATATAGTATCCACTATAGGATTTCTTTCTTTCCAAATTGTTTCTCCAGTTTCACTGTTTACACAATGAACAAAGTTATGATATAAAAAAATTACTTTATTCTCGATGGTTAATGGAGCTACATCATTCAAACCAGGCCAACTTGCAAAACCAGTTTCTCTTTTAATTTTCCATACTGTTCTTAGTTTTGCACCCCAAAGAGCTGAATCTTTTGCAGTTGATACATAATGATATTTAGAGTCTGAATTAGGGTTCGAACATGAAATAAAAATTATTGAAATTAGATACAAACTAAAAAAGATATTTTTAAATTTTTTCATTATAATTTTCGAATTAATTAGTAATAATTTAATGTGTTATCCCCATTTTAATTAAAGCTCTTTCAACAGCAAGAATTGAAATCCATTTTTCATCTTCGTCTGTATGAATAATTTCTTCATTTGGTTTATTATTAATCTTTTCTATTATTTTTACATTTGGAATTCCTTTTTGAGAATTTGTTGAAATAAAAGTATCAGATGCTCCACGATTAGCTGTTGCCCATTCCCAAGCATTATTTGCATCCCAATAACCATCTCTTGTAATCTTCCAATCAATTGCTCTTAATCCATGCCATATCCTTTTTATAGCTATTATTGGAGTCCACCAATGTTCTTGTGAT
Above is a window of Chlorobiota bacterium DNA encoding:
- a CDS encoding PQQ-binding-like beta-propeller repeat protein, translating into MKKFKNIFFSLYLISIIFISCSNPNSDSKYHYVSTAKDSALWGAKLRTVWKIKRETGFASWPGLNDVAPLTIENKVIFLYHNFVHCVNSETGETIWKERNPIVDTIYSLSNHANEMVLENDRLYIIGNSGVYCRNVNNGSLIWSNYPIVIPDIDWIKNGISDDAIFITSHSPFDPNILIKISKADGKTVWSVGGLIGDFGEDKTASWPGPPCYYNGVVYVGATIFPGNGPIIYNGSVAAFDAVSGKRLWRKLIPNPDSSTIGYYNWKSLSSNKSSFIIYGMNNGIIVPGGQAVIKMDFNGNIIWRKVIHIDGSVDQFQQNPLMYKGNYFVFNNGDGANCYVYSLNLETNNTNWIEYLKSDPKEQSTVINWAAQIDSSNNTLYKLTDGFELFGIDITTGKILWSTFLSTCELEDGESIMYTGGYKVDGKRIYLTNRKSLLCMEKVDSL
- a CDS encoding choice-of-anchor D domain-containing protein, which translates into the protein MRLIFIVFTFFSILFLTSNAQFPAACDQDKGCLGNVLTFTVSSGKGAHYVDVDTSSALRNLDSAITFEAWINPKLQPGKRVFIGGVWGPNKDANDQWVVYIEDNNIYFVINADGAFKGDADNTVASVNVPNLYSGWQHIAATWNRNGAKIYVNGNSSNVFTNPQYPITKLHRIDSKTLSMQLGSCNGLYDDSLKFRTFKGDFDEVRVWNRVLTDKEIDCQRLLSLAGNETGLILYYRCNEGTGIQNLCDATGRNIIGRMRSGAQCGGGNRSIPAIHVVTPGSITQNIFCTGDTTFNFSIIDTSLCGSTANIRVEGRDAGLFTPSPASITFKPGETKSATVRMRAGVVGAILCTLVVDNSNRCGKQVRIPITINRTTEFTYSTGRVLLDTLWVGCTTKTTAEKTIKICNTSNRPLKITSASFLDTNFFWSPDSGSGNLPQTIAVGKCYWIKVGMKAGDTTRNRIDTFKIISDDVCPGSGKIPVQGQSQDVLMILNSSAKGKVESMDFGSVCPGDISDVRLYQYRNFTNEPINIDTITILPNNFFGRRNSFPIQLLPKFAYQETYIRFRPDKPGPFTGEAVFKTTFRGCQIVKKIKLKGTGISVDVDFLDNKIDFGNVVIGNTKNNSVIIKNNGTSPRNVSVYLKVGDAYSIISAKGIGLSPGGTSTITLLFRPREQKTYLDTLCIFDTQCYGTQCIPITGAGVYDELSFAPPLIQLFNTVGCDCKIDSIAVKNITSSPVTINNVVLNDVTGKFTLITNSGNQVIQPNSSGYYSIKYCPNDLTTDRADQSILDINLSNGRKYQVLVRATSVVPRLYVTPLTTYGVVEVGWQKTIPILIENSSSIPINVTKLNLPPGYVLIASRPALPVYLNPRDSLWFDVQLKPTAAQVYAGDFLINTDKPCVIDWTGKITGTGVIIKLEAPISLINYGLVKPCECSNREIPLPNYSSYIPMSIDSIWIDPGTPPLPSPRPAVFSWKSKLNGSKAPFTVAPLTVDTLVVSFCPNIPSIAPNVLSNAILHIKAKTPAWKDEFKVSLSGRRELNLAPSNVNVQFPATRVDTSSAAIAVNLDVPSDPFSNPSGDSVVISGIQFVPDIGVFTATALPGNTPPTWVVKRGSKLTLNIVFSPRSPKSYLAKLNIITKYPCNNIDTSITLKGNGFAPAFGMQMAFDTTRINRDTILVNTCDDFELPIFCSRDVPQRIIDMFFRLNYDSTALKVLSITSPYSNNVAIKADTGGIARGQVLNGISIKAGEVARVKFKVISGKPFVTPISIEEVSFDSDSLVFYKIVAAGDKGTIIITQPLIKAESITFDTVGVQDCLDKQIIVRNPGLIPVRFDSLILPPGYTITSSLPPIPVDLQPNDSVIVMLKFCPTNEQSYDSIIRIVSNVPCKFEDTSKVNGFGYCSRIAMSQLMSFDTVNLKYCADRIVKIWNPDKIDMRFDSLILPKGHKVLSSNIPYPTTLKKGDTIELTVRFCPYIEEVYDTTMTALSNFPCSINTSGRIFSIGYAPPFPMKMSFAPSDTLYGTIADTVLQKVIVDKDLPQSPIDLKYFFEYNKRALQYLGIKTKFGRAPLVSEKQNGIEVIMEDCENVTTGEIAEMRFAVAVPDSNLSYMGISPIKFTSDSIFWVKPVVTGDNGNVSVNGKCNITKLNYNGGANKLKVIENNNIIKIEMEFFEDGKPDCFISNLLGEKVFVIFDGKTSISFGKYSAVINSNGLPQGNYICTFRNNKFIEVQKFVIKK